The region CGTCCTGGGAAATCATAAGATTCCAATAGATCAAATAGGCAGAAGTCTTTCGTTTTCTTGCCCATTTCTTGTACTATATTAGGAATCATCTTTAGGACTAATGATTCAGCCTCAGCATTGGTGTGCAAGCCTGTCCTTAATAAGTCTTGACAcatgtgtgttttgtatttcATCCATAATGAAATAGGATTGGAAATATCACAAAAGATGAGAAGCGTTGCAAAAAAAGTCCGCAAACTTGAAGGCATTTGGAATAATACTGCTTCATTCAACGATGTTTCAACAATGAAATCTCCTACAAGTAATCCTAGTTTCTCAGCAGCATCACGAAAAGATGAAGTGATTTGACCATTGACAGTTCTTAAACAATCAAACGAAGTTGGTGCCCTGACATTCATTAATAACAGTCGTAGATAATACCGTTCTCCCTCAGTTGGATTAACAGCAACAAGTCTGCCTATAACTGTAAGCTGTTTTCGAGGTTTCCAAGACTTGCTTGACTTACACCAAACAAAATGGCAAGGGAATTCTACATAAAGCAAGTTCAAAGTTCTTGCAAAATCACTTGAAAGATTCATTGCAAAGAATTCAGTTAACATAGTACGAGACGACTCTTCTCTACTTACTATGTAGGTTATCCTTTCATGGccataaaaattgatatattgtgaGTTTTCTAAATGTATCTGCAACTGTATAACAACAGGCTTCATCTCTGCAATTGCAAATCCAAATATGCGCCATGCAGCTTCAGGGGGCGAGATCCATCTTGCATTTTggtattctttaatttcatcaatcACACGATCATCAGTGTTATCACCCAAAGTCATGCTTACTCTATCATGGcctttgtaaatatatttataaatgtacTTCACAGACTTAATACTGGCACAGACTTTCACATTTATATGGCAATCAAACTTATGTAATAACTGGGGATTATAAGGCACTATCCATCTATTATCAAgattaaaccctttaacatGAACCAAAAAGGGTGTATTGCGTCTCTTATAAATAGGGTAAGAGTCATCAGCAAACTCAGTGGCATCGCTAAATAGTTTGGGGTATTTACTTTTACAAGTAGGTGCGGATTTGCATTTCCTTTGTGTCATGCAAGGGCAATTTGGATTAAGAAAACCACAAGGACCATGAACCATATGTTTTTTTACAAGATCGTACAACGCAGGTTGAAGATGTTTATCTGGTATTTCTGCCGATACaaaattatcaacaaaagaaggaGACATTGCATGACATTTGTCTTTTAGAATAATAAGGAAATGAGCATGTGGCAATCCTCTCTTTTGGAACTCGATTACATAAGTGTATGCAGCAATTTCGCCAAAAAATTGTTTCTTTGTAATATCATTCTTAAGTTCCTGCAATTTTGCGTGGAACACTCTTGCAATCAAGTCTGGCCTATTTTGTGCGTCGTCATTGTATTGCAAATCCCTTTAATTTCAGGCCAATTAGGGTTACATGTCATGGTTAAAAACATATCAGGTTTGCCAAAGTTTTGGACAAGGGACATTGCATCCATATATCGACCACGCATATCTCTAGGACCTCCAATGAATGACGATGGCAAAATAACTCTGCGTCCGACCTCATTACCAAACACAGCACCCGTTCCAACGCTATCAACGAGGCCTTGAAAGTTTTCAGACCTAAACAACTGTtgttttttcctaaaataatcTAGCCTTTGTGTttcaactttaatatatatgtcaacAATAAATTGCTGAAATAATCTTCCAGTATGTAATAATAGAGAATTATCACTTGCTCGAATATGAAATTTGTATGCATAATATTCTCTGCACGATATTGAGGAGCGCTTCCTACCTTCTCGAAACACCGCTTCCTCTTCTCGAATTAGATCATCAACAGATAATTGAGTGTTTGCATTAATAGATAAAGAATTTACATAACCAAGAGGTTGTAAATTCCTTGATTGCAAGGCTCTTTGAATACCCTCATGCCATCCAACATCACCAAATGGGAATAACAAAGGGTATTGTAATGGATCATAACAACCATAATAGTATTGAATATTTTGTGACCGACCACAATGTGCATATACCCTAATATTCCTATTATCTTCAACTCTATCATAGTCTTCAATCCATACAGCAGCAACTTGAGAAGCAGTTGGCGAATTATAAAGTCTTTGATCCAATGAAGGTGAAGAGTTCAACAAAATACTAAAGTCATCAGAGTGAACAACATCCTTAAGACTTCTAAAGAAATNAATGACTACTTCACATCAATAAGACAACAACTAAGTTTTTTAATGATGTGAgaaataatttttggaaaaaaataatgtgagaatttaatttttttcctaatgcTTTTATTCCAAGGAGGAAAATAGGTCCATTTTAATATATGGCTAACGCTTGTAGAAATGGCCCATACCCGACCAAGTATTGCCCTTCATCATGTTCATTCTTTAGCCATATCCTTTCTATAGATATCCACATTCAACGCAGATAACTGCAAAGGAAGAGAGACAAATGCCGACCgctaggagagagagagagaaatgcaGACCGCTAGGAGAGAGAGGTCGCCAGTCGGATCGACAGTGGGAAGCAAGAACACTAATCGCTATTGCCAAGCCCTAAAGTGAGTAGGCAGGCCTGATCCGCCAACGCACACTATCGTCAACGCATGCCAAAGTCCCGAACTAAGCAGTTGATCGGAACAATCACCAATTTGTCAGGCCCGTTTCGCCGGTCGAGCAAGCGTAGCTCCACCGTCGCCTTGACGGTCAAACGAAGGTCACTGGCGGTGATTCCAAAGGAATAggcatatttgtatatatttcaagaaattttccATGTATAAGcctaatatttgtatatatttcaagaaattttccATGTATAAGCCTAACTCTCGTatatatttcaagaaattttccATGTATAAGCCtaactctctcactctcactaAGAAATTTTCCATGTATAAGCCtaactctctcactctcactgTCACGGTCAATGAACGCTCACGGCATATCTTGCGCTCTCACAGAAGTGCGATTTAGTTCTCTCATTCTCACATACGCAGACCTCGACCCGCGAATCTCACCAACGGGCGTGGCGAAAAGAGAGTCCTCCACCAGTCCTGCTCCGTGAGACCACGACAGCGACCAGCCTGCTCAGTGAGTACTCTACTGCCTCTAAACCTCTACGCGACTAAGGTATTATTGCTCTAGTTGactcatttaattttgtttaattaatattttctttttcttttattattgttaatggAGATGATTTTATGATTTGATCTCTCAAAATGAAGTTATGATTTGGTTCTGAATATTGTTGTGATTGAATATGATTTGCTTATTGTTGACGGTTGATTTGTTGTGATTaatcgtaatttttttttaacatatgatTAATGATAATCTTGTCGTTATTCTGTGCATAGGCTTTATTGTCTTATTGTGGTTGTTAAATGTTAGGTTTTAATTGTaggtaaaaaaaatgtgaaaatgttaaaatatattattattattattattattattattagtattattatttttttaaatattattattattattattattattatattttcggtGGAAAGATGGAATTGTTGGAATGGGGAATGTTTTGTCTCCCTCTTTCCTTGAGTTCTTCCCACGCCGGATCACCATCTCCAAAGCTTAACtccattcaaaattttttttgtcttattcTCTTGTCTTTCTTGCTAGCTAGAATCCATCATATTTATCTATATGGGTTATGTTAGAAGAAAAAAtaaggagaagagaagagagataGAGGGATTAacgaagagaaagagagaagctGCCGTGGGGAAATGAAAGAAGAGAAATAGATggttttctcttcattttcggcagagaagagagaaataaGTGGAAATCTCTTGttcaaatttctttctttttattattacttggaTTAATTCACAAGCTATGGTTGAATAATTCAAGGTAGTGAATCCCTTCTATTTGTATTACTATTTGGATTAATTTACAAGTTNNNNNNNNNNNNNNNNNNNNNNNNNNNNNNNNNNNNNNNNNNNNNNNNNNNNNNNNNNNNNNNNNNNNNNNNNNNNNNNNNNNNNNNNNNNNNNNNNNNNNNNNNNNNNNNNNNNNNNNNNNNNNNNNNNNNNNNNNNNNNNNNNNNNNNNNNNNNNNNNNNNNNNNNNNNNNNNNNNNNNNNNNNNNNNNNNNNNNNNNNNNNNNNNNNNNNNNNNNNNNNNNNtatgttttgttattattattgatgtattgATTTATTTACAGTACTCTCCTACTATTTTCTGTCGCGATCTATTAGAAGAATGGATATACGGATACAGTTTTTCCTTTCAATCTTAAAACCGATGTGGTGCTTTGAAGATTGTTTCTTCATAAATATAGTGTGAAAAtcttaaattatgaaaaaataaaaaataaaataaaattgacttaaattttttttttgttttacgaATTTAtggatttttaatatactattaatTGTCAAAGACTTAAATCttgaatttatgattttttgggATTGACTGGCTTTCATAGTCTCTATTATATGCCTTGTGAGTTTTTTGAGTTTATATGCTTTTAGAGTTTGTACTATATCTTTTTCAATAAcggtttccttttcttttatcaattttattagaATCTTAGAATGCATATTTGAATTGGTAAATTTATATGCTTAGTTCTTGTCTATTTGATAGactaatgtttttgtttactaatGGGATAACTGTTGTTATATCAATAATGATGAATTAACTTCCATACGTTATATGTAATCTTTGGACTTGTGCATTAAATTTGTATCAAGTATCATAGCATTATTGAAATTCATATATGAACTTTCACAATTAATTGTCtttattgttgtttgttgtaggggtttaaattattaaacaaatgagTAGTAGATAACTTGCTCAATATTTGCTGAGAAGCAAACTAAATTCCACCTAAATGGCTAAATGcgacataaataaataaataagcataaatgaatataaatataaataattttgtaagaatagaaattagtttttacaattaaaagagGTGTGCAAAGGTGTAATTTTTAACTCACTGTTTGAGAAGTGCGGCTATCGAAATTGACTCAAACAAATGAGCAACAGATCACTTGATCAATAacctgttttgaaaaaaaaattatcaagtaggaagatgaataatattttttttctgtatGTATTAACCTTCAGCTCACGTaaagagagattaaaaaaaactgGAAATCTTTTGCTTGGTTTGAGCTATGGATATATGTGTAAAAAGAGTTGAtaatcttttgctttctttgaggTGTGCGGATATACGTGTACTTTTAcacgattttttttaaaacatagagATTTTAAACAAGTTGTAAGCCATGCGCCCAAgtaaaaaaaggtgacaatcttttgctttctttgagatgcatgtatatacgtgtactttataattaaataagaatatttttttttaaaccataaaGCTGCAAACCATGTGTCCAATTCTATaagttgattaaataattttttgttatattttttaagcATGAAGTTGAACAATTTGTCAGGATCCGttgtaaattgtgtatatatgtttgtgtcttAAGTAatgatgtatataattatatatgtttgtggctTAAGTAATGATACGACGAAGAACAATCACgcgacatacatatatataagctatGAGTTAAGTAAATCGAAGATGAAATATACATATCACAccaaaatatatagatatatcagCCTAACAATGGAAGTTCAGCAGTTTAGGAAATTACATGGATATCATTTGGTAAGATCTCATGtccttcaaaattatta is a window of Ipomoea triloba cultivar NCNSP0323 chromosome 11, ASM357664v1 DNA encoding:
- the LOC115995912 gene encoding uncharacterized protein LOC115995912, with the protein product MVRLKLRAVRRVFKDMGGHHLSIHGLSSTVDGGWRRRQQQRTNEFLSCLYDEQQQTDGTWRRAGIRTSEIVIACCRAGIRTSEIVIAYDPVWENGTGKVATPAHAQGFGTSCCTFNFFTSALSLKDVVHSDDFSILLNSSPSLDQRLYNSPTASQVAAVWIEDYDRVEDNRNIRVYAHCGRSQNIQYYYGCYDPLQYPLLFPFGDVGWHEGIQRALQSRNLQPLGYVNSLSINANTQLSVDDLIREEEAVFREGRKRSSISCREYYAYKFHIRASDNSLLLHTGRLFQQFIVDIYIKVETQRLDYFRKKQQLFRSENFQGLVDSVGTGAVFGNEVGRRVILPSSFIGGPRDMRGRYMDAMSLVQNFGKPDMDLQYNDDAQNRPDLIARVFHAKLQELKNDITKKQFFGEIAAYTYVIEFQKRGLPHAHFLIILKDKCHAMSPSFVDNFVSAEIPDKHLQPALYDLVKKHMVHGPCGFLNPNCPCMTQRKCKSAPTCKSKYPKLFSDATEFADDSYPIYKRRNTPFLVHVKGFNLDNRWIVPYNPQLLHKFDCHINVKVCASIKSVKYIYKYIYKGHDRVSMTLGDNTDDRVIDEIKEYQNARWISPPEAAWRIFGFAIAEMKPVVIQLQIHLENSQYINFYGHERITYIVSREESSRTMLTEFFAMNLSSDFARTLNLLYVEFPCHFVWCKSSKSWKPRKQLTVIGRLVAVNPTEGERYYLRLLLMNVRAPTSFDCLRTVNGQITSSFRDAAEKLGLLVGDFIVETSLNEAVLFQMPSSLRTFFATLLIFCDISNPISLWMKYKTHMCQDLLRTGLHTNAEAESLVLKMIPNIVQEMGKKTKDFCLFDLLESYDFPGRVTNEILVENMRARADPTFASYLMKIGNGTEPAIYQNKIKVPSQFLVQKCGSKSSLYALFDDVYTDLHCFFNDPYPLMDRAILTTKNEFVDEINMLLLEKFPGENKSYISYDEPLDSKLMQWYTTNM